GTGGCGGCGATCATGCCTTCTTCCGCCGCCAAGGTGTTCACGATTTGCGGCGAACGGTTGTAACCGACCACTTCGATCCCGCCCCGGCAAAGCCGGCGGGCCATGTTACCGCCCATTTTGCCCAATCCAATGAGTGCCAGTCGCATCATCCATTCTCCTTGCGTGTTGGCCGGCGTGATCCACCCCTGTCGATCACGTATACTGCTGTGTATCGTCTGTGCCTGCCGGCGCTTTAACGCTAAGTGCTTGTCAGCGTTAACAGCCTGGTGCCTGATTGCCGGACAGCCCGCGTCAACGGAATTGAACCCTCACCATGCGACCACGAAAAATACTCTTCGTTGCCAGCGAAGCCCATCCCCTGATGAAAACGGGCGGCCTGGGTGATGTGGCCGGCGCCCTGCCCGCGGCGTTGCAAGCTTTGCACCAAGACGTGCGCCTCGTCATGCCCGCCTACCGCGCCGCCATGCGCCGGGCCGGAAACATTCGCATCGCCAGCCTGGCGCTGGAGGAAGACCCCCACCCGGTGCGCATCCTGGAAACCACCCTGCCGGGCAGCGAGGTGACGGTGTGGCTGGTGGATTCCGCCCCGCACTTCGACCGCAACGGCAACCCCTACACCGGCCCCGACGGCCACGACTGGCCCGACAACCCGGAACGTTTCAGCGTCTTTGCCCGCGCCGTCACCGCCCTGGCCCTGGACCAGGCCGGCCTGGCCTGGCGCCCCGATGTAGTGCACTGCAACGACTGGCAGAGCGGTTTGGTACCCGCTCTGCTCCACGGCCTCCCCGGGCGCCCGGCCACAGTGTTCACCATTCACAATCTAGCCTATCAGGGGATCTTTGCCGCAGAGCACTTCTGGCGGCAAAAGCTGCCCGGCCACCTGTGGTCACCGGAAGGCGTGGAATTCTACGGCAATCTTTCCTTCATAAAAGGGGGGCTGGTGTACGCCGACCGCCTGAACACCGTCAGCCCCACCTACGCCCGGGAAATCACCACCCCGGAATTCGGCTGCAACCTGGACGGCCTGCTCCGCGCCCGCGCCGACCGCCTCTGTGGCATTCTCAACGGCGCCGACTACAGCGTCTGGGACCCCGTCCACGACCCCTATCTGAGCCACCATTACAGCGCCGGCAATCTGGACGGCAAAGCCGCCAACAAAGCCGCCCTGCAACGGGAGACCGGCCTGCCCGTGAGCGCGGAAACACCGGTGATCGGCCTGGTGGGACGGCTGGCGGCGCAAAAAGGGGTGGACCTGGTACTGAGCGCGCTGCCCGCCCTGCTGAGCCGGCCCGTGCAAACCGTACTCCTGGGCAGTGGCGATGCCCAACTGGAACAGACTCTCAAAACCCTGGCGGAACAATACCCCGACCGGCTCCACGTCACCATCGGCTTCAGCGAGGAATTCGCCCACCGCATCGAAGCGGGCGCCGACCTCTTTCTCATGCCCTCGCGCTACGAGCCCTGCGGCCTGAATCAGATTTACAGCCTGCGCTACGGCACCCTGCCGGTGGTGCGCCGCACCGGCGGCTTGGCGGACACGGTGGTGGATGCCAGCGACGGCCCCAGACGCGCCACCGGCTTTGTCTTCAGCGACCCCAGCCCCGAAGCCCTGCTGGAAGCGCTCAGCCGGGCCCTGGCCCTGTACCGCCGGCCGCGGGCCTGGCGGCGGCTGCAACGCAACGCCATGGCCCAGGACTTCAGCTGGGCCAACAGCGCCCGGAACTACCTCAAGCTCTACGAACGGTCCCTGTCCCAAAAACCGGCACCACCCGAGCCTGTATAATACGCGCCACTCCGGCGCCCCTCTGACGGCAACGGCTTTGCAAGCCGTACAAAAAACGCGCGGCCGGATCACGCCAGTTTTCAGCGATGGGTTTGAACATGAATGACAACGCACTGCGCGAGCGGGTAAAACTGCTCGGACGCTTGCTGGGCAAGGTATTGCGCGCCCAGGCGGGGGATACGGTTTACGACGCGGTGGAAGCGCTGCGCACGGGTTACATCGGCCTGCACAAGCAAGACGACCCCCGCGAGCGGGAGCGCCTGTCACGCCTCATTCAGGACCTGGACCCGGACACCCTCACCCACGTCGTGCGCGCTTTCGGCACCTATTTCAGCTTGCTCAACGTCGCGGAAGAAGCGCACCAACACAAGGCGCGGCGGGAAACCCTGCGCCAGGGAGGGCCGCTGTGGGTGGGCTCATTCGACCGCAGCCTGCGCCGCTTGCACGACGAAGGCTACAGCGCCAGCGAGGTGCAAACCCTGCTGAACACCCTGCGCTACATCCCCGTCTTCACCGCCCACCCCACCGAGGCCAAGCGCCGCACCACCATGGAAGCGCTGCGGCGCATCTTCCTGGCCAGCGAGCGCCTCGACCAGTCCGGTCTCGGCGCCGAGGAAACCCAGGCACTGGTCGATGACTTGGAGTGCGAAATTCAAATCCTGTGGAACACCGACGAAGTGCGCACCCAAAAACCCCAGGTGCACGACGAAATCCGCCAGGGTTTGTTCTATTTCCAGGACAGCCTGTTCGACGCCGTGCCCCGGGTCTACCGCGGCATGGAGCGCGCCATTGACCGCATCTACGGCCCGGCCAGCGGCATCACCGTGCCCAGTTTCCTGCGTTTTGGCTCCTGGATTGGCGGCGACCGGGACGGCAACCCCTTCGTCAAACCGGAGACCACCGAATTTGCCGTGCGCCTGCACGCCCGCACAGTGCTGCTCCACTACCTCGAACGCACCCAGCGGCTGAGCCACGTGCTCACCCACTCCAGCCGCCTGTGCCGGCTGTCCGCCGCCTTCCTCAACAGCCTCCACAATGACGAGCGTTATGCCGCAAACGCCTTCGCGGGCAAACCGGACCGCTTCGCCCACGAACCCTACCGGCGCAAACTCTACATCATGCGGTACCGCCTCAAACGCACCCTGGCCGCCCTGGATGCCACCGGCGCGGAAGGAAAAACCGGCCCGGCGGACGGCTACGCCGGCGTGGAAGAATTCCTGCGCGACCTCCACCTCATCCGCGACTCCCTGCGCAGCCACGGCAGCGGCAACATCGCCGCCCGCGAACTGCAGGACTTGATCCGGCTGGCGGAGACCTTCGGTTTTTTCCTCATGCAACTGGACATCCGCCAGGAATCCACCCGCCACAGCGACGCCGTGACCGACATCCTGTCTCACCTGCCCCAGCCCATCGACTACCACAGCCTGGACGAAACCGCCCGCCTGGACCTGCTCGGCCACCTGCTCGGCCGGGATGACCCCGTGGTCGTGCCCCACGCGCGGCTCCGCCCCGACACCCGGGAAACCCTGCAAGTCTTCGAAGTGGTAAAACGGCTGCAAGAGGAAATCAGCGAACACGCCTTCGGCCACTATGTAATATCCATGACCCACGCCGCCAGCCATGTGCTGGAAGTGATGTGGCTGGCACGGCTGAGCGGCCTGGTGGGGCAAAGCGGCGGCGAGTGGTTCTGCAAGCTGCACATCTCCCCCCTGTTCGAAACCATCGACGATCTGGACCACATCGAAACGGTGATGGCGGCGCTGTTCGACCACCCGGGCTACCAGCGCTTGCTGGCCGCCTCGGGCCGGCTGCAGGAAGTCATGCTGGGCTATTCCGACTCCTGCAAGGACGGCGGCATCCTTGCCTCGGCCTGGAACCTCTATGAAGCCCAGCGGAAAACCGTGGCCCTGGCCCGCTCGCGCGGCATCCAGTGCCGCCTGTTCCACGGCCGCGGCGGCACCATCGGCCGCGGCGGCGGCCCCACTTACGA
This region of Gammaproteobacteria bacterium genomic DNA includes:
- the glgA gene encoding glycogen synthase GlgA, translating into MRPRKILFVASEAHPLMKTGGLGDVAGALPAALQALHQDVRLVMPAYRAAMRRAGNIRIASLALEEDPHPVRILETTLPGSEVTVWLVDSAPHFDRNGNPYTGPDGHDWPDNPERFSVFARAVTALALDQAGLAWRPDVVHCNDWQSGLVPALLHGLPGRPATVFTIHNLAYQGIFAAEHFWRQKLPGHLWSPEGVEFYGNLSFIKGGLVYADRLNTVSPTYAREITTPEFGCNLDGLLRARADRLCGILNGADYSVWDPVHDPYLSHHYSAGNLDGKAANKAALQRETGLPVSAETPVIGLVGRLAAQKGVDLVLSALPALLSRPVQTVLLGSGDAQLEQTLKTLAEQYPDRLHVTIGFSEEFAHRIEAGADLFLMPSRYEPCGLNQIYSLRYGTLPVVRRTGGLADTVVDASDGPRRATGFVFSDPSPEALLEALSRALALYRRPRAWRRLQRNAMAQDFSWANSARNYLKLYERSLSQKPAPPEPV
- a CDS encoding phosphoenolpyruvate carboxylase, translated to MGLNMNDNALRERVKLLGRLLGKVLRAQAGDTVYDAVEALRTGYIGLHKQDDPRERERLSRLIQDLDPDTLTHVVRAFGTYFSLLNVAEEAHQHKARRETLRQGGPLWVGSFDRSLRRLHDEGYSASEVQTLLNTLRYIPVFTAHPTEAKRRTTMEALRRIFLASERLDQSGLGAEETQALVDDLECEIQILWNTDEVRTQKPQVHDEIRQGLFYFQDSLFDAVPRVYRGMERAIDRIYGPASGITVPSFLRFGSWIGGDRDGNPFVKPETTEFAVRLHARTVLLHYLERTQRLSHVLTHSSRLCRLSAAFLNSLHNDERYAANAFAGKPDRFAHEPYRRKLYIMRYRLKRTLAALDATGAEGKTGPADGYAGVEEFLRDLHLIRDSLRSHGSGNIAARELQDLIRLAETFGFFLMQLDIRQESTRHSDAVTDILSHLPQPIDYHSLDETARLDLLGHLLGRDDPVVVPHARLRPDTRETLQVFEVVKRLQEEISEHAFGHYVISMTHAASHVLEVMWLARLSGLVGQSGGEWFCKLHISPLFETIDDLDHIETVMAALFDHPGYQRLLAASGRLQEVMLGYSDSCKDGGILASAWNLYEAQRKTVALARSRGIQCRLFHGRGGTIGRGGGPTYESILSQPEGTVLGQIKFTEQGEVLSYKYSNQETAVYELTMGVSGLMEASRAVIRPVAAPRKDYLGIMDQLAEAGEAAYRDLTDHTDGLLDYFYEATPVNEIGLLNIGSRPSHRKKQNRSKASIRAIPWVFGWAQSRHTLPAWYGIGAALEGWRKNQPDRLAKLQKMYEDWPFFRALLSNTQMAMFKANMTIARQYATLAGDSEAALQILNKIEQEYERTRTQVLGVAGDQSLLERNPVLALSLRRRNPYLDPLNHIQITLIHRSRSGHLSEKERNLWLNPLLRSINAIAAGMRNTG